One Bacillus sp. FJAT-52991 genomic region harbors:
- a CDS encoding XtrA/YqaO family protein, which translates to MSIEVQALELNEDLTVTSKLESDVVKVIILDGKKGTACSFYAVEHGQTVIETVKGKSVRVEHNSQTLLP; encoded by the coding sequence ATGTCAATCGAAGTACAAGCTCTTGAACTAAATGAAGATCTAACCGTTACATCTAAGTTGGAGTCAGATGTAGTCAAGGTGATCATCCTTGACGGAAAAAAAGGGACTGCGTGCTCTTTTTACGCTGTCGAACATGGCCAGACGGTGATCGAGACCGTCAAAGGCAAGAGTGTCAGAGTGGAACACAACAGCCAGACATTACTCCCTTAA